In a genomic window of Rhopalosiphum maidis isolate BTI-1 chromosome 4, ASM367621v3, whole genome shotgun sequence:
- the LOC113548683 gene encoding coiled-coil domain-containing protein 103 — translation MGSSADFKSLEDELIDNVEKDVRYWQQNDAKLRAVKSVSTYQEFSDIVKAAHLRPLSKKEIECKSNPSAVWNNVVATHNMQDSKQLSSDFVVADVDIKDNIPSACSPIVQEFILSFHRLSTAKHRYKYLSLHGAENVAATFHTEEIPPSILVELFETLLIFPSNSVPDIVAVTRLLDVITGTKRFELAIEFLSSTELDTLCNLFNKLEESLKSGQQDLAEQGVTEWSLSTLRRKYKV, via the exons ATGGGTTCATCTGCCGATTTCAAGAGTCTCGAAGATGAACTGATCGACAATGTGGAGAAGGACGTGCGTTACTGGCAACAGAACGACGCCAAGTTGAGGGCCGTGAAGAGCGTGTCTACTTACCAAGAGTTCAG TGATATCGTCAAGGCGGCTCATTTGCGTCCGCTATCCAAGAAAGAAATCGAGTGCAAGAGCAACCCTTCCGCGGTGTGGAATAACGTAGTGGCAACTCACAACATGCAGGACAGCAAGCAGCTGAGTTCTGATTTTGTG GTCGCCGATGTTGACATCAAGGATAACATACCGAGCGCTTGCTCTCCAATAGTCCAAGAGTTTATTTTGAGTTTCCATCGTCTTAGCACAGCCAAACACAGGTACAAGTATTTGAGTTTACATGGTGCTGAAAATGTGGCTGCTACGTTTCATACCGAAGAGATACCTCCATCTATCCTTGTCGAACTCTTCGAAACACTACTTATATTTCCGTCAAATAGTGTCCCCGATATAGTTGCAGTCACCAGACTTTTAGATGTGATCACCGGTACAAAAAG ATTTGAATTAGCCATCGAGTTTTTGAGTTCAACTGAATTGGACACATTGTGTAATCTGTTCAACAAACTAGAGGAGAGTCTCAAGTCTGGTCAACAAGATTTGGCTGAACAAGGAGTGACTGAATGGAGTTTGAGTACACTAAGgagaaaatataaagtttaa